From Mytilus edulis chromosome 9, xbMytEdul2.2, whole genome shotgun sequence, the proteins below share one genomic window:
- the LOC139488098 gene encoding zinc finger protein 488-like, giving the protein MGVITVVDIDYGHIFGPFPILSTAMDPTYAIGMLTQDTQHQGPMLEIDPSINNGLARGMEWLAYINPARNEDEQNMEAYVKNKEVFYRALRIIKSSEELLVWYSKDFCQLIDVPEVKRIPLTENEKYICSRCGETFEYIFSLKAHMKFKCEVGSHKMRFNKQRLSISPEPESNYCRKRSLEHSEDIANKKFLKDNVHGIDKIMLSKDYRDVNSNVPNHTHEKSDLGSSAFRKVEKEVISSPKDENKAHISQKDKTDMKYENDRLCVPPYVSLPVSSKECFVPPDMLSTLMIPRSMGMMNTSINTDIHTKVMDNYGIGLAYPFSVQNSIMGNMESLSPNSRKQYLMNMNSSLTTSIPFSKSANPMVEKILQTSNMAMLHKPLPALTQSTNWCAKCNTSFRMTSDLVYHMRSHHSKESPTVIKKRDDKLKCNICQETFKERHHLTRHMTSHQ; this is encoded by the exons ATGGGTGTGATAACAGTAGTAGACATTGATTACGGACATATTTTCGGTCCATTTCCTATTTTAAGCACTGCTATGGATCCAACATATGCTATTGGAATGCTGACGCAAGACACTCAACACCAGGGACCAATGTTAGAG ATTGACCCTTCAATAAACAATGGGTTGGCACGTGGAATGGAATGGCTGGCTTACATCAACCCAGCCAGAAATGAAGATGAACAAAATATGGAGGCGTACGTGAAGAATAAAGAAGTGTTTTATAGGGCGTTACGTATAATAAAATCGAGCGAAGAACTCTTAGTGTGGTACAGTAAAGACTTCTGTCAGTTGATTGATGTACCGGAAGTTAAAAGAATACCCCTTACAG aaaatgaaaaatatatctgTTCAAGATGTGGAGAAACATTCGAATATATATTCTCACTTAAAGCACACATGAAGTTTAAATGTGAAGTTGGATCACATAAAATGCGTTTCAATAAGCAAAGATTATCTATATCACCTGAACCGGAGAGTAATTATTGCCGGAAAAGAAGTTTAGAACATTCAGAAGACATCGCAAATAAAAAGTTTCTGAAAGACAATGTTCATGGTATTGATAAAATAATGTTATCTAAAGACTATAGAGATGTAAATTCTAATGTACCAAATCATACTCATGAAAAGTCCGATCTCGGCTCGAGTGCGTTCAGAAAAGTGGAAAAAGAAGTCATTTCTAGTCCAAAAGATGAAAATAAAGCTCATATTTCtcaaaaagacaaaacagacatgaaatatgaaaatgacCGACTCTGTGTTCCTCCATATGTGTCTCTACCCGTTTCGAGTAAGGAGTGTTTTGTTCCTCCGGATATGTTGTCTACACTTATGATACCACGTAGTATGGGTATGATGAACACTAGTATTAACACAGATATACATACTAAAGTGATGGACAATTATGGTATAGGACTCGCATATCCATTTTCTGTGCAAAATTCTATCATGGGAAACATGGAAAGTTTATCTCCGAATTCTAGAAAACAGTATTTAATGAATATGAATAGTAGTTTGACTACCTCAATACCATTTTCCAAAAGTGCAAATCCTATGGTTGAAAAGATCCTACAAACAAGTAATATGGCAATGCTGCATAAACCACTTCCTGCTTTGACACAATCTACAAACTGGTGCGCAAAGTGTAATACGTCATTCCGCATGACCAGTGACCTAGTTTATCACATGCGGTCTCATCATTCAAAAGAAAGTCCGACCGTTATTAAAAAAAGAGACGACAAACTTAAATGTAATATTTGTCAAGAAACATTCAAGGAACGCCATCATTTGACTCGTCATATGACATCACATCAATAA